In the genome of Actinomycetota bacterium, the window GAATTTGAACACCAAAGTAGAAACAGACCTTTTCAAAGTAGAAACAAACCTTTAGGTCTGTTAAGGTAAGTAAAACAAACATGTCAAAGACCTTTCTCGAAAAGGCCGGATTTGCTGGGAGAGCCAGGAAGTGAAGAAAGTATTCGGAGGACGATACGAAATTATCGAGAAGATTGGCAGCGGCGGGATGGCCGATGTTTACAAGGCTTATGATGAGGTGCTCCACCGCACCGTTGCCTTAAAGATCCTGCACCCCCAATTCGCTCAGGAAGAAAACTTCGTGGCTCGCTTTCGAAGGGAAGCGCAAGCGGCGGCGGGTCTGAATCATCCCAACATCGTCAATGTCCATGATTGGGGAAGCGAAGACGGTACCTACTTCATCGTCATGGAGTATCTGGAGGGAAGGAATCTCAAACAGATAATCGCAGATAGAGGATCTCTCCCCTTCGATATAGCCGTCGACATCGCCCGCCAGGTCTGTTCAGCACTTCGATTTGCCCACAAACACGATATAATCCACAGGGATATAAAGCCTCATAATATCATCATTACCACCGAAGGAGAGGTCAAGGTGACCGATTTCGGGATCGCTCGGGCGGGAACCTCCACCATGACCCAGACCGGAACCATCCTAGGAACAGCCCACTACATCTCCCCTGAGCAAGCGCATGGTGCCCCGGCCACCATAGCTTCAGATATCTACTCCCTTGGAGTAGTTTTATTCGAGATGCTCACGGGCAAGGCCCCCTTCGAGGGAGAAAGCCCAGTGGCCATCGCCTTAAAACACGCCCACGAGTCGCCACCCTCCCCCCGAAGCATAAATCCCGATATCCCCGAATCCCTTGAGGCTGTAGTATTGAAAGCCTTATCAAAACATCCCAGCGATCGCTATCAGTCCGCTCAGGAGATGCGAGAGGATTTGGTGCGATGTGCCCAGGGTTTGCCGGTCAAGGCAACCGTTACCCCATCCGAGGGGGAGACCATAGTGCTGCCCCGTCCCGTCCCTCCTCCCGTGGAAAAAGAAGTGCGTAGGAGGAGATGGATCGCCTGGGCTGTCTGGATATTGGCCATATTATTGGCATTTTCCCTCGCGGCAGCCTGGGGTTTTTATGCCCTTGCGCCCAGAGTCGTCGTTCCAGATCTGGAGGACAAAACCATCTCCCAGGCTAAACAAATATTGACGAGGAAGGGTCTCAAGTTGAAGGTCGCGGAGTGGAGGTATAGCGATACCATAGCTAGCGGGGGCATAATCGATCAGTATCCCAGTCCCGGTCGGAAAGTAAGGGAGGGGGAGACCATTAAGGTAACCGCGAGCAAAGGTAAAAGACTAATATCCGTGCCCGAAGTGGTGGGACGCACGGAAGCTCAGGCAACCTATCTTCTGGCAAAAGCGGGGTTGGAAGTTGGCGAAATCGAGAGAAGACACCATAACAAGATACCCGAAGATAGGGTCATCGATCAGGATCCCAAGGGAGATAAAAAGGTGACCAAGGGCACAAAGGTAAATCTGATTGTGAGCCTGGGAATAGAGATGGTTGAAGTCCCAGATGTGATAAATAGAACCGAGGAGGAAGCCGCTGCACTCATAAGTCAGGCAAAATTGAAAATGACAAGGACCGAGGAATCAAGCGATGAAGTTGAAAAGGGAAGGATAATAAGGCAATCTCCCCAACCCGGAATCGAAGTCAAAAGGGGAGCGGTGGTGAAGGTGGTGGTGAGCACCGGCCCAAGGATGGTTACCGTTCCCGATGTGGTGGGAAAGGATGAAAGTGCCGCCGAAAGCGAGTTAGAAAACCTCGGTTTTATAGTCGTGATCAAAGAAGGTGTCTCCAGTCCAGAAGATTGGGGTAAGGTGGTAGCCCAAAGCCCAAAGGGTGGTGAGCAGGTAAAAAGGGGATCGACGATTACCATTTGGGTAGGAGAGGAACCATCGGGATAATTACTCCCAATAGTCATTGTGATCTATGTCCCCATCCTCTCGCCAGTCTATGATATGCATGCATTCATGGTGGATTATATCAGAGAGGGAAGCACGGTGGTTTGGATCGACCCAAATTTCTCCCCTCTTGTACCAGCAACATCCCTGCCAACCATTGGGGCAGGATCGGATGTGCACCGTCGAACCTTGCAAAATGGGGTATCTTGCGATTAACGAAGCAAGAATGCGATTCGCCTGAGCCTGTTTCACTGCGATGGAATCGGTGACTGTACTTTGAACTGTCCGTACACTTGCCTTTTGTCCCAAGGCTTTAGCTCCCGTCTTTCCAATAATTTTGCTCGAAGTTTTGGTGATTTGCCGCCTTTTCGCTTCTTCTGCCCTTCGTGCCTCTTCCGCCCTTGCCTCTTCTGCCCTGCGTGCTTC includes:
- the pknB gene encoding Stk1 family PASTA domain-containing Ser/Thr kinase, producing MKKVFGGRYEIIEKIGSGGMADVYKAYDEVLHRTVALKILHPQFAQEENFVARFRREAQAAAGLNHPNIVNVHDWGSEDGTYFIVMEYLEGRNLKQIIADRGSLPFDIAVDIARQVCSALRFAHKHDIIHRDIKPHNIIITTEGEVKVTDFGIARAGTSTMTQTGTILGTAHYISPEQAHGAPATIASDIYSLGVVLFEMLTGKAPFEGESPVAIALKHAHESPPSPRSINPDIPESLEAVVLKALSKHPSDRYQSAQEMREDLVRCAQGLPVKATVTPSEGETIVLPRPVPPPVEKEVRRRRWIAWAVWILAILLAFSLAAAWGFYALAPRVVVPDLEDKTISQAKQILTRKGLKLKVAEWRYSDTIASGGIIDQYPSPGRKVREGETIKVTASKGKRLISVPEVVGRTEAQATYLLAKAGLEVGEIERRHHNKIPEDRVIDQDPKGDKKVTKGTKVNLIVSLGIEMVEVPDVINRTEEEAAALISQAKLKMTRTEESSDEVEKGRIIRQSPQPGIEVKRGAVVKVVVSTGPRMVTVPDVVGKDESAAESELENLGFIVVIKEGVSSPEDWGKVVAQSPKGGEQVKRGSTITIWVGEEPSG